A window of Buchnera aphidicola (Cinara confinis) genomic DNA:
GGTTTTTCTCGTTGTTTCATTAATTCTAAAGCCGCTTTAATTCGTGTTTGATTTTTTGATTTTTCACAAATTGATATTTTATCATTTAATGACACCTGAAAAGACGGGATATTAACTATTCTATTATTTACTAGAACAGATTTATGGCTAATGAGTTGCCGAGATTCAGATCGAGTTGCACCAAATCCAATTCGATATACAATATTATCCAAACGACGCTCTAATAAAGAAAGAAGATTATTTCCTGAATTTCCTTTTAATTTAGCAGCTTTTTTATAATAGTTATGAAACTGTTTTTCAAATAGACCATATAAACGTCTTACTTTTTGTTTTTCTCTTAATTGAATTCCATATTCGGATAAACGTAATTTACGAGATCCATGTTGTCCAGGCGCTCTATCTATTTTACACTTTGATTCAATAGCACGAACCCCAGATTTTAAAAATAAATCAGTACCTTCTCTACGACTTAATTTTAACTTTGGTCCTAAATATTTTGCCATATTATGCCTTATTTTAAAATTTTAAAACATCATTACACACGACGTTTTTTGGGTGGACGACAACCATTATGCGGAATTGGAGTAATATCTGTAATATTGGTGATACGAAAACCAGCAGTATTTAAAGCTCTAATAGTAGATTCTCGTCCCGGACCCGGACCTTTTACCATAATTTCTAAATTTTTAATACCATATTCTTTTACAAGATCAGCGCATCTTTCTGCGGCAACTTGTGCAGCAAAAGGTGTAGATTTTCTTGATCCTCTGAATCCAGATCCTCCTGAAGTCGCCCAACCTAGTGTATGACCTTGACGATCTGTAATTGTTACGATAGTGTTATTAAAGGATGCATGAATATGCGCGATACCATCAATTATTTGTCTTTTCGCTCTTTTTTTTAAATGTGTAACTTTTGTTTTTGCCATAATGAGATAACCCTATCTTATATTTCTTTATTTTTTTATTAATTTTCTCGGGCCTTTACATGTACGTGCATTTGTTTTAGTTCTTTGTCCTCGCACAGGAAGATGTTTTCGATGACGTAATCCTCGATAACACCCAAGATCCATTAGTCTTTTCACACTCATTTTATTTTCACGACGTAAATCACCTTCTACAATAAATTTTAAAACTATCAAACGTAATTTTTCAATTTCTTGATCATTTAATGAATTCACTTTAACATGTCGCGAAATATTCATAGCCATACAAATCTTTTTAGAACGTGATAAACCAATGCCATAAATATTCGTTAATGCAATTAATAAATGTTTATGATCAGGAATATTAATTCCAGCAATACGAGCCACTTATTTTACTCCACAGTTATTAAAAATATTATTTTAATATTCTTTTAAATATAAAAAATTTATTATCTATCAAATATCTATACCAAAATAATTTTAAATTTTGTTCAATAACAAAAAATTTATCCTTGTCTTTGTTTATGTTTTGGATAATTATTACAAATGACACGAACAACATTTTTACGTCGCACAATTTTACAATCACGACATATTTTTTTAACAGATGCCCGGACTTTCATGCAAAACTCCTAAAAAACTG
This region includes:
- the rpsD gene encoding 30S ribosomal protein S4; its protein translation is MAKYLGPKLKLSRREGTDLFLKSGVRAIESKCKIDRAPGQHGSRKLRLSEYGIQLREKQKVRRLYGLFEKQFHNYYKKAAKLKGNSGNNLLSLLERRLDNIVYRIGFGATRSESRQLISHKSVLVNNRIVNIPSFQVSLNDKISICEKSKNQTRIKAALELMKQREKPDWLDINFEKWEGFLKRIPVRSDILLDINEHLIIELYSK
- the rpsK gene encoding 30S ribosomal protein S11 yields the protein MAKTKVTHLKKRAKRQIIDGIAHIHASFNNTIVTITDRQGHTLGWATSGGSGFRGSRKSTPFAAQVAAERCADLVKEYGIKNLEIMVKGPGPGRESTIRALNTAGFRITNITDITPIPHNGCRPPKKRRV
- the rpsM gene encoding 30S ribosomal protein S13, translating into MARIAGINIPDHKHLLIALTNIYGIGLSRSKKICMAMNISRHVKVNSLNDQEIEKLRLIVLKFIVEGDLRRENKMSVKRLMDLGCYRGLRHRKHLPVRGQRTKTNARTCKGPRKLIKK
- the rpmJ gene encoding 50S ribosomal protein L36, encoding MKVRASVKKICRDCKIVRRKNVVRVICNNYPKHKQRQG